Proteins encoded within one genomic window of bacterium:
- a CDS encoding Stp1/IreP family PP2C-type Ser/Thr phosphatase — MKNRSIEIGNCTDVGMVRSQNQDYYGAYEGKYGSLIIVADGMGGHEGGEAASRLTVEGVRDHFAGLPAEFTPRVELAQSLHEANRRITAMAAETSELLDMGSTAVVLLLRDEQAYAAHIGDSRIYLVRKQQIYQLTKDHSLVQQMIDANMISAADARSHPQKNIITRALGANKKGEPEVSQAISIFQGDTFLLCTDGLLDYVIEAEMIRITSEHPPQKAAELLVEMAKQRGGADNITVQVVRVVKGKHPPMSQSTRKALARLALAAALIASGVGLSYLFTGTYSSEKRVSDGETASDSTSGIEKQETLPGGKRAIGRPVLSKAGTPIIAIDIGHAESGSDEKSYSGQNEAYYSKELARTLVNQLKEAGFDSSFIIPTEAGNPSVRSRLAAARARNVYLMLSLRTGTIQPSGWARKTSDEKKRILEECSGYAIVISDKDSLLAAQNSKLGQLIGRHLREAHLAPFLESAKMNSTNRRMLNNDGVYRHNELEILKQASVPVVRIEYGILMNSRDEKQLRKAEYREKMAKAIVEALQEYSTSSMATRGEDHD; from the coding sequence TTGAAAAACAGATCCATTGAAATCGGCAATTGCACCGACGTCGGGATGGTGCGATCACAGAATCAAGACTATTATGGCGCCTATGAGGGGAAGTATGGTTCCTTGATCATCGTCGCTGATGGTATGGGCGGCCACGAAGGAGGTGAAGCCGCCTCCAGGCTGACGGTGGAGGGTGTCAGGGACCATTTTGCAGGGCTGCCAGCAGAATTCACCCCGCGCGTTGAACTGGCGCAATCGCTCCACGAGGCCAACCGTCGGATCACGGCGATGGCTGCCGAAACTTCTGAACTGTTGGATATGGGTTCGACGGCTGTGGTGTTGTTGCTGCGGGATGAGCAGGCCTATGCCGCCCATATCGGCGACAGCCGGATCTATCTGGTTCGCAAACAGCAGATCTATCAACTGACCAAAGATCATTCATTAGTACAGCAGATGATCGATGCCAATATGATCTCGGCAGCCGATGCCCGAAGCCATCCGCAAAAGAATATCATCACCCGGGCATTGGGAGCGAATAAGAAAGGGGAACCGGAGGTCTCCCAGGCCATTTCCATCTTCCAGGGGGATACCTTTCTCCTTTGTACAGACGGCTTACTCGATTATGTCATCGAGGCGGAAATGATCCGGATCACCTCCGAGCACCCGCCGCAAAAAGCGGCCGAGCTTTTGGTGGAAATGGCCAAACAGCGAGGTGGGGCAGATAATATCACTGTTCAGGTGGTGCGGGTCGTCAAGGGCAAACATCCCCCGATGAGCCAGAGTACCAGGAAAGCGCTGGCGCGACTGGCACTGGCCGCGGCGCTGATCGCCAGCGGTGTCGGGCTGAGTTACCTATTCACGGGCACCTACTCCAGTGAGAAAAGGGTCAGCGATGGGGAAACAGCGAGCGATTCCACAAGCGGCATTGAAAAGCAGGAAACCCTCCCGGGTGGGAAGAGAGCCATAGGCCGACCCGTTTTATCCAAGGCCGGGACACCAATCATCGCCATCGATATCGGTCATGCCGAGAGCGGCAGCGATGAAAAAAGCTACAGCGGCCAGAACGAGGCGTATTACAGCAAGGAGTTGGCCCGCACCCTCGTGAATCAGCTCAAAGAGGCTGGCTTTGACAGCTCATTTATTATCCCAACAGAAGCGGGAAATCCTTCCGTTCGGTCCAGACTTGCAGCGGCTCGTGCGCGCAACGTATATCTGATGCTTTCCTTGCGCACCGGAACGATCCAGCCGAGCGGATGGGCAAGAAAAACTTCGGATGAAAAAAAACGGATTCTTGAGGAATGCTCTGGCTATGCTATTGTAATCTCGGATAAGGATTCTCTCCTGGCCGCCCAAAATAGCAAGTTGGGCCAGCTGATTGGCCGCCATTTGCGAGAGGCCCATCTGGCGCCTTTCTTGGAGAGCGCAAAGATGAACAGCACCAACCGCCGCATGCTGAATAATGACGGCGTCTATCGGCATAATGAGTTGGAGATCTTGAAGCAGGCGAGCGTGCCCGTAGTGCGGATAGAATACGGCATCCTCATGAACAGCCGCGATGAAAAGCAATTGCGGAAAGCTGAATACCGCGAGAAAATGGCAAAGGCCATTGTCGAGGCCTTGCAAGAATATTCCACCAGCTCGATGGCCACGCGAGGAGAGGATCATGACTGA
- a CDS encoding serine/threonine-protein kinase, with translation MLIIGSMIRNYKILQKLGEGGMGIVYLAEDTLLERHVAIKTLSFQFAQDDQLVSRFRQEARVQASLIHPHIVALYDFFQEDTTYCMALEYARGITLKELLEKEGPLGETRALSMFGQMLQGVGYAHGKNIIHRDIKPGNIIVDDSDMIKVMDFGIAKVLGDKGMTRTGAKVGTVIYMSPEQVRAEKDIDHRTDIYSLGITLYEMLTGRAPYHETGESDFELMREIVIGEVIDPREFNPDLSHTTVELVRRCTAKNRGERFQGCNEILQFMQGTSPERWSFVEDAAAKMATPLTQREARAEEPKSTVSFSKHKTLWAALIAGLVILLGSGGFLLLRQEQRVEKFQQFTNTDTRSSRNNHDARAAEERSIADFVQNVISLSNRKDIQGLLNCYDDFTNYFGKGVVSKDFIRKDKISYFSGFDRVHYWLDGEITHFPALDSGVRKVQFRLGFSVHSARRKLTIEGIATDTLKIAMTANGLRILDEKQKNLTSRKIPD, from the coding sequence ATGTTAATCATCGGATCCATGATCCGCAACTACAAAATCCTCCAGAAATTGGGTGAAGGGGGAATGGGTATCGTTTATCTTGCGGAAGATACACTGCTGGAGAGGCACGTCGCGATAAAAACATTGAGTTTTCAGTTCGCGCAGGACGATCAGCTGGTCAGCAGATTCCGCCAGGAGGCGAGGGTGCAAGCCAGCCTCATCCATCCGCACATTGTGGCGTTGTACGATTTTTTCCAGGAAGATACGACCTACTGCATGGCGCTTGAATATGCCCGCGGCATAACTCTGAAGGAGCTGCTGGAGAAGGAGGGTCCACTTGGCGAGACCAGGGCCTTGTCGATGTTCGGGCAAATGCTCCAGGGAGTTGGGTACGCGCATGGCAAGAACATCATTCATCGGGATATAAAACCGGGAAACATCATTGTCGATGACTCGGACATGATCAAGGTGATGGATTTCGGCATTGCCAAGGTCCTGGGGGACAAGGGGATGACCCGCACCGGCGCCAAAGTGGGAACCGTTATCTATATGAGCCCTGAACAGGTGCGGGCCGAAAAGGATATCGACCACCGAACAGATATCTACAGTCTCGGGATCACCTTGTATGAAATGCTTACAGGTCGGGCACCCTATCATGAAACGGGCGAGAGCGATTTCGAACTGATGCGGGAAATAGTCATCGGAGAGGTGATCGATCCACGCGAATTCAATCCGGACCTTTCGCACACAACGGTTGAACTCGTACGCAGATGCACGGCGAAAAACCGGGGGGAGCGATTCCAGGGGTGCAATGAGATATTGCAGTTTATGCAAGGTACTTCACCGGAGCGCTGGTCCTTCGTGGAGGATGCTGCTGCAAAAATGGCAACTCCACTGACGCAGCGGGAAGCCCGAGCGGAAGAGCCCAAATCCACTGTTTCATTCAGCAAACATAAGACTCTGTGGGCGGCGCTTATTGCGGGCTTGGTTATTCTTCTGGGCAGTGGTGGTTTCTTGCTCCTGCGTCAGGAACAAAGAGTAGAAAAATTCCAACAGTTTACAAACACGGACACCCGTTCCTCCAGAAACAACCATGATGCGCGAGCAGCTGAAGAAAGAAGTATCGCCGATTTTGTGCAAAACGTTATCAGCCTCTCGAACCGCAAGGATATCCAAGGGCTGCTCAACTGCTATGACGACTTTACCAACTACTTTGGCAAGGGTGTGGTGTCCAAGGATTTCATCCGCAAGGACAAGATCAGCTATTTCAGCGGATTTGATCGTGTTCATTACTGGCTCGACGGAGAGATCACCCATTTTCCGGCACTCGACTCCGGTGTTAGAAAGGTCCAATTCAGGTTAGGTTTTTCGGTCCACAGCGCGAGAAGAAAACTGACCATCGAGGGGATCGCCACGGACACGCTCAAGATCGCCATGACCGCAAATGGCCTGCGCATTCTTGATGAAAAACAAAAGAATCTGACCTCACGAAAGATCCCTGATTAG
- a CDS encoding N-acetylmuramoyl-L-alanine amidase, whose translation MISLVFADALDHHQFMVAIDIGHSKAHSGAVSCTGLKEYEYNRRVAERLKDLFKREEGAKAFIINPNGENLPLAKRARNAFDQKADLLLSLHHDSVQPHYLLHHRSNDTLYHFCDRYTGYSLFISQAEPFAAANFKLAMCIGKVLSAQGFHPSYHHAEKIVGENRILLDSLGIYQFDELALLRNARLPAVLIECGILVNREEEKRMREREWTDRFCWALKEAVDIYIRTRTDSQHLFLMPPKVESHRDIIN comes from the coding sequence TTGATCAGCCTGGTTTTTGCCGATGCCCTGGACCACCACCAGTTTATGGTCGCGATTGATATCGGGCATTCAAAAGCCCATTCGGGGGCAGTCAGCTGCACCGGATTAAAGGAGTATGAGTATAACCGGAGGGTGGCCGAGCGGCTAAAGGATCTTTTCAAGCGTGAAGAGGGTGCCAAGGCTTTCATCATCAATCCCAACGGGGAAAATTTGCCGCTGGCGAAAAGAGCCCGAAATGCCTTTGATCAAAAAGCAGATCTTCTACTCTCACTCCATCATGATTCAGTTCAACCCCACTATCTCCTGCATCACAGATCCAATGACACTTTATATCATTTTTGCGATCGGTATACGGGATACTCTCTTTTTATTTCGCAGGCAGAACCCTTCGCGGCAGCTAATTTCAAGCTGGCGATGTGCATCGGCAAGGTCTTGTCAGCCCAAGGTTTTCATCCCAGCTATCACCATGCTGAGAAAATCGTGGGGGAGAACAGGATCCTGCTGGATTCGTTGGGGATATACCAATTCGATGAGCTTGCGCTGCTGCGGAATGCCCGGCTGCCCGCGGTCTTAATCGAATGCGGCATCCTGGTGAATCGAGAAGAGGAAAAGAGAATGAGGGAGAGAGAGTGGACAGATCGATTTTGCTGGGCTCTCAAGGAGGCCGTAGATATTTATATCCGAACCAGGACGGATTCACAGCACCTTTTCTTGATGCCCCCAAAAGTAGAGTCCCACCGGGATATCATTAACTAA
- a CDS encoding TrpB-like pyridoxal phosphate-dependent enzyme, translating into MQATKILLDESEMPRRYYNIAADFPKPPSPPLGLDGKPIAPEMLAPVFPMNLIELEMSTQRWIDIPEEVQAIYKMWRPSPLVRAYGLEKALGTPARIYYKNESVSPAGSHKPNAAVPQAYYNKVAGIKRLTTETGAGQWGCALSFACVLMKLECKVYMVRVSFEQKPFRRLMMETWGAQCVASPSSDTQAGRRMLQDNPETPGSLGGAISEAVEDAVSDPTGATRYSLGSVLNHVLLFQTVIGLEAKVQLAKAGEKRVDKVIGCVGGGSNFAGIAFPFMLDKINGADIEIIPVEPSSCPSMTRAPFGYDHGDLAEMTPLLAMHSLGHTFVPPPIHAGGLRYHGVAPLVSHAINLGLANPRAVDQLDVYDAGVLFARCEGIIPAPESSHAIAAAIQEANLAREEGMERVILFNLSGHGLMDLTGYDSYFRGNLVNYPLPEEEIAKSIAMLSKYPKPAKG; encoded by the coding sequence ATGCAAGCCACCAAGATCCTGCTCGATGAAAGTGAAATGCCGCGCCGGTACTACAACATCGCTGCCGATTTCCCCAAACCCCCCTCTCCGCCGCTGGGCCTGGACGGCAAGCCGATCGCTCCCGAGATGCTCGCTCCGGTTTTCCCGATGAATCTGATCGAGTTGGAGATGAGCACACAGCGCTGGATTGACATTCCCGAGGAGGTGCAGGCGATCTATAAAATGTGGCGGCCCTCCCCGCTGGTTCGAGCTTACGGTCTGGAGAAAGCCCTGGGCACCCCGGCGCGCATCTATTACAAGAATGAGAGTGTCAGTCCGGCCGGCAGTCATAAGCCCAACGCCGCGGTGCCCCAGGCCTATTACAACAAGGTGGCGGGGATCAAGCGTCTTACCACCGAAACCGGTGCCGGTCAATGGGGCTGTGCTCTTTCGTTTGCCTGCGTACTGATGAAGCTGGAATGCAAGGTCTATATGGTGCGGGTCAGTTTTGAGCAGAAGCCGTTCCGCCGCTTGATGATGGAAACCTGGGGTGCCCAGTGCGTCGCCAGCCCCAGCAGCGACACCCAGGCCGGGCGGCGGATGCTGCAAGATAACCCCGAAACCCCGGGCAGTCTCGGCGGCGCGATCAGCGAGGCGGTGGAGGATGCGGTATCCGATCCCACCGGCGCCACCCGCTATTCGCTCGGTAGCGTCCTTAACCACGTGCTGCTCTTCCAGACGGTTATCGGGCTGGAGGCCAAGGTACAACTGGCCAAGGCGGGTGAAAAGCGCGTCGACAAGGTGATCGGCTGCGTCGGCGGTGGCAGCAATTTCGCCGGCATCGCCTTTCCTTTTATGCTCGACAAGATCAACGGCGCTGATATCGAGATCATTCCCGTCGAACCGAGCTCTTGTCCGAGCATGACCCGAGCCCCCTTCGGCTATGATCATGGCGATCTGGCGGAGATGACGCCGCTGCTGGCGATGCATTCGCTCGGCCACACCTTCGTTCCGCCCCCGATCCACGCCGGCGGTCTGCGCTATCACGGTGTCGCTCCGCTGGTCAGCCATGCCATCAACCTCGGCCTGGCGAACCCGCGGGCGGTGGATCAGCTCGACGTGTACGATGCCGGTGTCCTCTTCGCCCGCTGCGAGGGTATCATCCCGGCTCCGGAAAGCTCGCACGCCATCGCGGCGGCCATCCAAGAGGCCAACCTGGCCAGGGAAGAGGGCATGGAGCGGGTCATCCTCTTCAACCTCAGCGGTCACGGCTTGATGGATCTCACGGGATATGATTCCTATTTCCGCGGCAATCTGGTCAATTATCCGCTTCCTGAGGAGGAGATAGCCAAATCGATTGCTATGCTGAGCAAGTATCCCAAGCCGGCCAAGGGGTAA